The sequence below is a genomic window from Cucumis melo cultivar AY chromosome 5, USDA_Cmelo_AY_1.0, whole genome shotgun sequence.
TTCAATAGCATTGACAAGCAATTTATTATCCATGATCACATGGTTTGCCTCTTTTGATTATTCTCAATCACTTCCCTAATCAGTTTATtagctctctctctctctctctcataattttaaaaacaatccCCTCCCCTTAGTATTCCTCATCttctttattatatatatatatatagttgaatCCATCCTTACATTCTCTTAGAGATCATAATGGCCACTCTAAACAAGCAAATGAAAGGATTCAAATCCTTCTACAAGTCTCGGGACGGAGGAGGTCGTAATGTATCGTCACGCGAGCCTGTTTCTACGAGTTCAGTGGATAAGACATCAATTTATAAGTATAACTGGTTGGGTAGAAAATCCAAGAAAGCAACTGATCAACACAGCGGTGGCGGTGGTGCCGGGGGCATCGGAGAGGAGATAATGGGAGGAAGAAAAGTGGTGGTTGAAGGTAGGAAATCAGTTTCTCATGTGGAAACAAATTTGGGATCAGTAGCCTCCTTTCTTCAAGTGAAGGTATTGGTGTCAGATATGCCTGAAATTATGCAAATTCAAGCTTTTAGAACTGCAAGGAGAAGTTATGATAGTTTGGAGAAGTTTAGCTCAAAACATATGGCTTACAATATTAAAAAggtatttatatatttatcagCTATACTGTTCACATTGACAAGTTTTGTTTAGTGGTTAGTTTTTCGTACAACTTCTCTCTTTCAACGTatcattgttttttcttttcgatCTTAGTTGTTATGAAATCGACAAATAAAAGAACGATAAAACACAATATAAGAAACAATGTGTTAGTTATGTCTACAAAATGGATTGTAGAGAGAGTTCAGTGGGATTAGAGGGTTTACTGTATGTATGCAGTGAATCCCTTTAAACTCTAATGTCAAATTTACATATATTGATGGGATTTGATCATTTTAAAGTAAAACTAGTTTTTTGGCCTTTTTGGGCATTGGGAATTTCATATTGGATTTGGTCTTTTTGTGAGGAAACGTTGAAAGAAAAGGGCAGGCAGGAGCTCCTTTTAATTTGTTGCTTTCTTGATTTCCTTCTTTTGGTCATACTCAGAAAGAAAATCTAACAAAGTGAAACTGTCTTTCGTTCGAGTACGGAGATTCAAACCTTCGACTttaagaaagaaataataaatgacAATTACTGTTTGAGTTAGGTTCACGTTTGCTCTCTAAACTCTATTTGTTGTTCACTTCCATCACTAAATCTGTGTATTAATTGTATAATCAGAAACTAAGTCTTTTGAGAGAGAATTCAAGTGGGCATTTGGTCAAAGGATCCGACAGCCCATGTGTGTTAGATCAGTGATTAGCACATATTTTAAAGCTAATAATCTCATATATTTTCATTGAAATTGAAGCTCTTTTTTCTTATCCATGTGCATTTCTTGATACTTTACTCTTCCTAATTTCTCTTGCAATCATTTCGAAAGAATCTCACTCGTTACTAAATTATTGTAAACTGAGATTGGTTACGAGTCTTGAATCAAGAAACGGTAACAAGAGTGGTATTAAGTGACAAAGTTCAAAGGTGTTTTTCTTTCATAATTTAGCTAACTCAAAACACcataaaattagatgataagaATAACTTTTAGAACAAATATTTGGTTTGACACACTACATTGATTCATACTGATTAAATTGGGGATTAATGGCAGGAATTTGATAAAGTATATGGGCCAGCTTGGCATTGTATTGTGGGGTCAAGTTTTGGGTCATTTGTGACCCACTCAACAGGTTGTTTCCTTTATTTTTCAATGGAGAAATTGTACATTTTGTTGTTTAGAACTAAGATTCAGAAAGCTATTGAATGAGTTTTTGGTTCACAGAAAATGATGAATCTATGTAAAGCCATTTTATCATTATACAAAACCAATTTATTGTTTgctctctttctctttccccCTCTTTCTTATATTTATTGAGCTAATGGTTTTTTTCGTGAAAGTACTTTATTTAAAACCTCTAACACGAAGAACTATCTTGTTTAAATGAGCTTtatttacacttttttttttttttttttatcttctttagTAAGAATGGTATCGGATGCAATTCTACTTATCTAATTTTGGTAAACAAGAACTGTACTGTATTGATTTTTTCATTCCAACTATTGAAACCAATACCTAAGAGTAACAAGGTTTTTTCTAAAGTATGACTAGCATGCCATTGAATGATTTCTTCTTCGATAACTTTTTCCATTCAATCATGACAAGACACCATCCCACTTGTTTGCTAAAAACGTAAAATGCTAACCATCTTAGGTCTATATGTTCACGTTAAATgacttcttttaaaaaatgttggGAAGAAAAGACAAAATTTTTGAACATGTGAATTTAGAATGAAACTCATGAACTTTGAGTCCATGCACCACAAAGTTTTCAACCAATTGGGTTGCAAAAGATTTTGTAAACATCAATCTGTCCACACCTGATAAGCAAAAGGGGTAAAGAATTAGGATTCTATTGATGTATTCTTGACCAATAACTTCATAAATTTTTGATTTCCTTCTTTGGATATTTCCATAAGTTTTGATTCTTTGTCCTTGCCAAATAGGATCTATCCACATCGAACCCTCTAATTTACGATTCGTCATATGGTAGAATATCAAGACATGAATATATATTGAACATCCCCTTggaaattattttgatttaaaattttggtcCAATGGCTCAATTCTAACAAGGCTTCAGAAAACACTCCCTCACATAAAGTTGATACGTCAATAGCTAAAATTTTTGTCAATCTTGTTAAAATTTGTAAACCATTTCCTTCGTGTATCCTAATTCCTTAAGCATGCCATCAAGCTGCAAGAAAGGAGTAAAAAAGATGTAAATTAAGATGTATTAACAATTGATAAATCAATTAAAGTTCATGGTAAGACGCTGAAAATCCTAAATGGATATTACCTCTCCCTGTGAGTAATCGGGAGCTTTGTCCCCAGATATGTGTTTCATCATCCCTGGTGGACCGCATACCTGAGCACATGGAACCGAGTTCGTTATGTATCTAGAATAGAGCATGGTAGTACAACAAAAAACACATAGGGGCATTTGGGACACTCATTTGGTTACTATAGTTAGTGAGTTACAATAGTACGTAGATTATAATAGTTTATGTTTGTGGTGCAAACACGATAACAAAGAGACAACAATAAACACTCACGAGGATTAGTGAGTCATCCCCTGGGGGCGGTAAGCCTTTGATGACCATATCCTTTGATACGTATCCTTTTCCTCCCTTCCAATTCTGTGATGGATTATCAACCGTGTAGAATACCTACATTTTTATCACCATAGAATCCGTCATTTTCATTAAGAAACAGGGATATATACAAATACTCACACATATAATATAGATACAATTTATTGATTGAAAGAAATTTCAAGAGGCCAAGAGGGGGATCTCTAATTCACGAGAGTTACAAAAATCCTCTCCAATTGGATATCAAACAGTTATATCTATGTTGATGGAAGTTGGGGAGCATTTACACCTCAGATTAACCATAAGAAAAAGAAACCATAGAATCAAAGAGAAGATAAAAAAACTGCACCTTGGCaggaaaataaattatattgcacaggaaataattattttatttattttaagaaaataacgACTTtcattaaggaaaaaaaaaatgaaagaacacATAGGCATACGAGAAAAAGAGCCCACAAAGAAAATCCTAGAGAAAGGGGAAATAGTTAAATCATGTCTCATGGTAAATGTGAAGATCTAGACATTTTAAGATTTACTTTGAAATGTTAATTTCTATGGtgatatgaaaaaaaaaaaagaaaaaagatcaaATCTTATAACACAATAATGCAACATCCCGTGATGAAGATTTACTATGCACGCATGCATCAATACGAAAACAATTTTATCCTTCTTTTCCAATTTTTCTGTTATGTTCATTAAATTTGTTTCTCATATTCTATTTCACTAACGTCTTCATAGTAAGTCAAAATTTCATGATTTGCATGTGTGACACATCTCACATATCAATGAGTACACTTCGTACATGAACACGCTGCTGAAACTGGGTTCTTAATATGCTATCGTTCATCTCATGATCATTTGATAGGACATCAACTTCTAAATACTACAGCAATTTTTCATAAGGGAAACAGGTAATACCTTTAAATTTGGGTGGCTAGATGCAAGTATGTCAAGTTTCTGTTTAAGCAATATGTCATCAGGAGATACATTCCCGTAAAGCAGCGAGACCTGTAAGCATTAAAGGACATGCTAAAGCAATCATTGGAAGTTATAGCTCAGGTAATTTTTTGCTTATACTGCACAGACGAAGGTGCTTGAAAAACCAACGGGTATCTATCATAAATACTTTCCCAAGTTCATACATTAAGGTGTTAGAACAAAGTGCAGCTTTCAATGTCCATAGGAAATGCCGAAAATTTACTTTTATACTACAGCAGTCCCAATTGGAATGCATTTTCACAAGCTCCAAATAAGGGATAGATGGAGAGTTAGGTTTTCCAATGGAAGTTTTCATTAAATGAACAAAACATGTTTTACAAAGTGATTAAACAAAGAAACATTCTTGCAAAATCTCATCAAAGTGCAAATAAAGGAACATTGGATTTCAACTTTACTGGTCACTTAGTTCAGAAACTTTGCAAGAAAAGATCATTGCGCACCTGAGTATTGTCATCTGGATTTTTTACTATAGCATCAATAACCTGGAGCATGGGAGTAATTCCGGTGCCCCCAGCAATCTGCAACGGCAGAAAACAAAATTTGGAGATAAGACATATAGTTGATTTCAGTATTTAGTTACTCTAATTTCAGTTAAGCTGCATTTCCTTTTCCTATGCATATAATAGAAATGGTCAATCTCATTCCAAAGAAAGCTACGTGACTTTCTTgtcaattaaaatatataatatattaaataaaatcctgAACTTTTATCTCTTTAAATTAAATGGCACTAATGGTAACAGCATTGCCAGTCCAAAAAACAAAGATATGCCAAGTAGAAGTATCTGAGCTTTTTAATCGGGCTGCAAAGCAATTTGGTTGTATACTTATAATTGATATTATCACGAGCAATCCAACATGATTCTTCTTACCATGCCAATGCGTTTCTTCATATTTGGAGAGTATTTGAGCTTTTCAATGGGGCTGCACAGCAATGAAGGGAAAAGAGTTATGATATACAATACATGACCTGGAGATAACAAGGaagacaaagaaaaaaaaaaaaagatacccTTTCACTTCAAGTACATCCCC
It includes:
- the LOC103497357 gene encoding uncharacterized protein LOC103497357; translation: MATLNKQMKGFKSFYKSRDGGGRNVSSREPVSTSSVDKTSIYKYNWLGRKSKKATDQHSGGGGAGGIGEEIMGGRKVVVEGRKSVSHVETNLGSVASFLQVKVLVSDMPEIMQIQAFRTARRSYDSLEKFSSKHMAYNIKKEFDKVYGPAWHCIVGSSFGSFVTHSTGCFLYFSMEKLYILLFRTKIQKAIE